Within Garra rufa chromosome 9, GarRuf1.0, whole genome shotgun sequence, the genomic segment AAATTCAGCTTGAAATCCATTttcaggatattttgtctgatCAAACCAGCAGAGGTTGTGTTACATTATGGGAATTGTCATTGGTGTGCATTCAcattgacatgatgccaacacaCCAGGGTCAAAAATGAACATATTTGcagcatattttacatttgtgagggcaatttttataatcacctttttattattaaaaccatATGTTGTCTTTAACATCAAATACTTACAAGTAATTGGGTAAATGTATCTAATCAGTATTATAAACTGTCgtcaataacaatagactgtttGAAATTGCATCTAAATTATGCATGTAAAAACAGAAGCTTAAAGgtctgcaatattatgacaaatcattattgtagattgCCCTTTAGATAGATAATTACAATGTAATTGTAAGATTATTAATAtcgatatagaaaacaatataaaacgtttttgttttattttaggcaCATCATATTTtggcttcacagacaaacatatcgGCCCATGACTTAGGAATGCACTGGTCAATCAGAgatgcttagattagtcagcggtGAATTGACACCgttcattcattttcacatttcattttaaatcgCAAGAGCCGCAATACTGTTTAATTGTGGAGGGACAtttttttgcccctttgtcttgcatttattgggcattttcattcattttggtggcatttttccCACAAGCCCTTGTTAATTTCTGACTCTGCATCAGACCTTGACCTTGTTAGTGCTTTTATAAAACTGCATTTAATCATCAATAATTCATTTATCATTttcaggtctttttttttttctaaataattctctgctctttatttttaaatgtaacatcTGGAAGCACACAATACACATAAAACAAGCGCATATTGACCCTTTTAACATTTCCAGGGTGAACTACTATATTGgtgaacaaaacaaaattacaacACATTTATATTTGTCGCTATAGTTAAAAGTGCTGTTAGCGTTTCTAAGAGTTTTGCTGTCACTTCCTCAGCCGTTGCATATAAAAACCCTCACACAGCAGCACTTAATCCTAAACTAATAAAACAATGTATAGTGACAAATGTGCAttcaatttttctttttattaaaatacTCAAGAATCTTGACTGTCACACAGTTCCAGagttattaacattataaatttaGCTGTGCAAAGGGTTCATAAACTGTAAAAGTATTTTGAGAATAGGACTTTGAGGgctagttcaccaaaaaattaaaattctgtcattaattactcaccctcatgtcattccaaaggtagtaaggacatcgtagcttcataaaattaagtttgaaccactaatgtcacatggacagttttcacaatatccttactacctttctgagccttgaatgtggtagttgtgttgcggtctatgcagggtcacaaagctctcagatttaatcaaaaacttCTTAATTTGTATGCCGAAGATGAATGAAATTCTTACGGGTTAGGAAAGACATGATAGTAATCAatgaaataaatttcatttttgggtgaactatccctttaagtgtcttAATGCCTCCTGTATGCTCATGATTAACCAATACTACTCTTGAAACACTGTCCCAAGTATTACTTTAAAAAGAGGACAATCTTTCAGTTGGAAAAATAGAAAGCACACCAACGTAAATTCTTGCTCACAATGACATACAGCAACATGATGTGACGCAAGGCACTAGGAAAGACTCTAGCCCTGCGTCCCAATGTGCATACCATCCACTATCTCTGCCCTAAATAGTATTGAAAATGACTACTATCACATAGAATTTAAGATGGATGGTATGCACATTGGGACGCCAGCTAGGTTTAATGGACACTGGAGATCTATCATCACAGAAGGCTCACCTGGGGGTTGTTAGTGATGGCTGTGCTACCAGCCTGCTGCTGTAGCTGAACCTGTTCAAGCTGCTGTTTCTGCATGAGTGCCAGCTGCTCCTGGTGTTGCTGGTACTGCTCAGCGGTGAAAGCTGCAGGAGCACATGTACAGGGAAAAGATGAGAACATGACAAAAACGACCATGTTATGCTAACAAAAgtgtttttaacattttcataGGGGTATTCTGGTAGTCCTGTAAAGGGTTTAAGTCAGAGTCGGTTTACAACCACATTTTAAAAGTGACTTTATAACAACTCATTAAAAACCAGACAAAAAGTGCTGTCTACATAAAATAAACCCGAAAAAGCAGTTACACTCAAGAACTATTTGGCATCAGGTAACTCACCGGGTGTGGGTGGAGGGACACGTGGTTTGGCGGAGGCGGCGGGGCCTCTCTGCGTCTGAAGCGTGCTGATAGGGCGGATGAGGAAGCCGCGGCGGGGTCTCCGTGCAGACCAGTGCTCAGGATTGTCAGGGTCATCTGGCGGTGCCGTCCGAGGCTTGAAATGTCTCCAGCGACAGGCTTTGATATTGAGCAGGATTTGCGTGAGGTCCGGTGAAGTGGAGGAGGGGGCAGAGGTATCTGTGCTGGTGTGTGAGGTATCCGTGCTGGGCTGCTGGGTGGGAGACAACGATGGGAATGTGGGGGAATCCGGGTCCAGCCCATGATACACAGTATCCCATTCAGAAAAGGCTCGGTCCAATAAAACCCTACAAACAAATGTGAGAGGAAAAATTAATGCAgcacatattttatattttttaagtctcttatgctcatcaaggctgcatttatttaatcaaaaattgtgaaatattttaattttaaataactgcttttctatgtgaatatttttgaatgtaatttattgctatgATCAATGATTTTCATCAGCCTTCAGTTtctatgtcacatgatccttcagaaatcattctgatatgctgatttattttcaatgttgaaaacagttctgctgcttaatatttgttggAACCTCCgacacttttttcaggattctttaataaataaaaagctaaaaagaacagcatttacttaaaatatgAAGTACCATTTTCAAGTCTGTGGTCAgtaaatttatattctttttttttaaaataaatttatatttttattcaccaaggatatgttaaattgataaaaaaaaaaaccttaaatgtTTGCTTTcatgttttaagtttttattcaaagaatcctgataaaagaatcacaggttccaaaaagatATTAAGCATCTGTAACAACCGTTTACAACGTAACaagtaataaatcaacatattagaatgatttctgagggatcatgtgacactgaagactggagtaattgctgatgaaaattcagctttgcatcacaggaataaattatattttatattttataaatatatgaaaacagaaaaccattatttaaaatggtaataatttcacagtattattgtttttactgtatttttgatcgtgtaaatgcagctttgataagcatgagaattctttaaaaaaaaaaaaaggaaaaaaaaaaaatactcaaaaggAGTGTTAAGTTGCAAACGAATGCAACTTAATTTGAGTACGTTTCGCAGCAAATAATGAAATTCATGATCAAATCACAAATTTGAATATATGTGGTTAATTGCAAATGAACTGAAATCACTATTTTTCACGTGAAGCCAGTTCAAATAAGTGAATCTAACTGCAATGAATCGCATATAAAatattcactaaaaaaaaaaaaaaaaaaaaaacactaaattaaaCAGTTTACTAATTTATGTGTCTTCACTCACCTGCCCCCTCTGCCCAATCGTCGCCGTGCCAATCCCAGGCATCGCCGTGGCACTGTGAGCGTGGTGAGAGAATAGCGATATCGCACATCTGCTACCCCACCCTCAGCAGGGTCTGACCAGGGCAAACCACCCACGGGTCCTGAACGCacctttgaggaaaaaaaaaacaaacaaacataaatttACCAATAACATACAGCCTAGACTGCAGCCTCACAACTCGCTCTAATTCATGTGTATCAAAATGCTTCAGAACATACAGCATGATATTGACAGCCTGTTCTCCTCCTGAACCCAAACACACCATCTGGATCGTTCTCCTCCTCAACCTCCGAGGAGCCAGAGAACATCTAAGGAAACAAAAGAATGCGTTAAGCCATGAGAAAGCAGAAAATGATACTCATGAATCTCTAGGTCACTGAACATGTGTGTACCTGTGAGTAGGGCTCATCGTCTGAGCTGGGAAAGTCATACTGATTGAGGTCTTTAGTGTTAAAGACTGCCGGGCCTGAATGGACAGAGCCTGCCAAAGGCAATGGCTTGGCCTTCTTCTCATACTTCCGTTTCTGCCGCACAACCTCTGGTTTATCCATCTATAGCCAAGcataagaaacaaactcacatgagatttattaaaaaaattttgCACTTGTgcaacacagaaatattaaggcAACTAAACAGAAAAAACAAGGAGTATATTTATGCAAAGTATGTTTTGGGCATAAGGGGAGCCCATTGACCTAGATAGATATAAGTGTGTGTATACCTTGATCTTGTAGTCCCGGTCATGCTCTGTGTGTCTGTACTGGTTGCTGTTGGTGATAGGGATCAGAGGGATGACTGGTTTCTCCAGAGCTCTCTGAGCCAGAACTTCAGCCATCACCTCGCCTCCAAAATCAGCCATGTTGTTCCTACACACACAATTGAACACACAATGAGCTTAAACATTACACACTCCTGTGCTAACCAACCTAGAACACCAGGGTTCCCACAAGAATGAatttccatgattttttttttttcacccaagTTCCTGAAAtactaaaatgttaaaaaatatttacacatCCATcacttcaaaagtaaaaaaaaaaaaaaaaaattatatatatatatgtatatatatacagacaCAATATAtgtgtaaaatataaatttacatttcctaaaaaaaaaaaaataaataaaaaaaaaattcttaaaaaataaaaaataaaaaaataaataataataataataataataataataataataataataataataataataataatagaggtcaaaagtttacagaaatctgcaaaatgttaattattttaccaaaatgatagggatcatacaaaatgcatgtcattatTTTTACacctccagctcttaatgcatcgttttttcttctggagcatcagtgtttgaaccttctgtaatagttgcatatgagtccctaagttgtcctcagtgtgaaaagacggatctcaaaatcatacattgttgaaaagggtttaaatacacaaaaatgctgaaaaactaaagaatttaagacctgaataatttttctgaagaaaaacaggcagtttaactgttcaggacaaacaactatcacttaaaaaaaaaaaaaaacagctgtggatcattcaggtaacaaagtattaagactgaacagggtcatttttatacatttaactattattttctcttatggactatatgcaaatgtcttttatgtaaaaatatattactcaggtcagtactaaataaaaaaaaactacatgcattttgtatgattcctcttattttggtagaattcttaacgttttgcagattctgcaaagtacatgtaaatgtttgacctcaactgtgtgtatgtgaatgtatGTTACACATACGTAAAATTGCAAAATAAGCCAACATTTTCATATTTCCAGATTGTATATAATCAAAGGAACCTGGGAACACAACAAAATACATGACATCCATGTGTACCTCTTTTCAACAATCTCCAGTGTGAGATGCAGCAGCTCTCGTTTGCTCTTCTCTCGTCTCTTGATCATCTCTAGGATGGTGACGGCTCGGCTCAGGTCCCTTCGCAGCTTCAGCATCTTCTCATAAGAAGCTTCGTCGTTCTTACGATTCTGTGGATAAAGATAACATGCAATTTGTTCCTCTTCTTATTCCATAAGCTGAGCCAATTCGTTGATAAGCACTGCCCTTTTACCTTTCGTGTCTGCATCTTCTCTGTCCTGCGCCTGAAGGCCACATAGGGGTCATTGGTGCTGGAGCCATCACGCTTCTCCTGTTTGACGACAGGAATGAGAGAGCCGCTCTGACATGCTTTCCTTTTCCTGCTCCAGTACTCATACACCTCCTTTATCAGCTCATCATCCTCCTTCAACAAGAGTTTGGCCTCCTGCAGAGACACCGGCTGAGAGAAAAAGAGAAATAATGTTTCatattaagcttttttaaattaagataacAGACCCATCAGTAGTCATTACCATCAGTAGTAGTGGTCAAAAGTTTAACAAAAGTTTTTACAATTTAGTTATTCATTCATCATTTTTAACAGGAAAACACCAAAACAAtccttattttaaactaattgtAAAAGCCTGCTGCCACCAAGAACAATATTAACCATAAAGTTTTAAAATAATAGTGGAGTTCACACCACAACTATAATTATAAAACCACTGACAACCATTCAATATTAAAGTGTGCACTGCATACAGTAaacaatgactacgtttacatgcgcACGAATAATGCGACTATTTCCATAATCAGAGAAAGGActtaatcgcattatgatgtttacatgtcaagagcaaGGCTCTTCACTCTCTGCTCATGACGTGCAATGTCCACAAGTGTGTCGCCTTCTTCACCACCATCGTTACTAATCTGCAGGCAGGCGCGGCACCAAAATATTTTCTCTAACGGGGCTAACAGGGACTAGACCAATATGTGGGGGTGCTAAGAAAATAATCGATATTCATGACGTCaaagttaataaatgaagaaattTTAGAAAAGCAGCTGTGGTACACTCCACATTTAACAGAAGTATTAATACAAGTGACCAGAGCTCTGCATTCCAGCCTGAGCTCGACGGGCAGCAGCGAGCATTTTCAAGAGTTCCGCAAATCCGCGAACAAGCGCACATAAAAGGCTAAAGATTGCCTAAAGATTCCTGTTCCTGACCAAGAGAGCCCATcctctttgttttctttataGTAAAAGTAGATATTGTTTgtgagtgtacacaaataaacgtagacactttacagttacgaataatgtattactcttacctttacgaGCAAAAAAGTCGGCGTTTAAGATGTTTGCAAAGCAAGTgctggcgcctccatgtcctgTAAAGCTCGCGTTAgcctctccgcacaaacgatagGATATGAGTCTTACAGCGCATATataggttaaacgtttaaactaacattttgataagcttgaaatgtttaatatctatagattttatttttggcaagtcgtgatgattttaaaaaggctaaattgatcaagcatATCAACTCACGGTCTGCCGCTGGATGCTTGGTCgtaataaacaaaaccaaaaaaaaaccttatatttaacagaagaaaaaaatgctccaaatgtttttttaaattaacttaataaaaaactgaaacgaaatataattacattgccaGTTGGCCtataactgaactattttaatagctgaaaaatgaagtaaaataagcTGTTTTGGGAGAAGTGGCCAAAAACGATCTCGGGTCGAAGTCTGGCCAGTCTCTTACCAAGAATTCTGTTAAGCTGTTCGACAAGAGCTGGGCTAGGTCCTATATTTTAGGCCTATTCAGGGCTCTACACAAGACGACGAAAAAAGCTTTTTACATGCAAAGGAAAGACTTCAGAACTGGACAGCATCATGCGCTCCGTGAGACTGGATTTTGCGCTCAGCATTAACACAATTCATATGTATGCGCAATCAGAACTGTGCATACTTTAcacttaaattaaacattaaacgaACACCACATCTCAATCTTAGTGATGATGTAATGGTTTAAATGTAGCCGAATGCAGGAAACTGCGCTCACATGATGCGTGTGGCAGATTGTGACAGATATGTGCTAACAGCACGGGACAGCACTCTTCTATCTCAGCTGCTTGGGGGGCTATACCGGGGCTATTCAAAATTCTGACGGGGCTATAGTCCCCCAAAGCCCCTGTGTAGCACCGTCCCTGTCTGCAGGTGCGTGGCACATCATTCGTGGAAGTCACGAGCACATGCGCATTCTGGTCAAAGTGGCAATACTGCGATTAAGGCGTTTACATGCCTGTATATTTCGATTAAAATCGGCATGCGCCACCTATGTTAATacgattatgcttgctgcgactatgagcttaatcgcattattataatcGAAGTACTGCGTTTACATGAGGTAAAGTttaatcgcaatattgccaaaatctcattataatcgcaTTAAGAGGGTCCATGTAAACGCACTCATTGTTGTCAGCCTTTGGTGTCGATGCTAATATAAGTATCATTCAGGTTCTCAAGTAAAGCATGTCAACGATGTTAGTCAGCTGGATTACTGGTGACAAATAAGCTAAATTCACAAGCAAGGCTcaataaatacactaccattcacaGGTTcggagtcagtaagattttctaaaaagaaattaatacttttattttgtacTTAATTTGCATAATGCTGCtattttgaactttccattcatgaAAAGAGATCCTGAAAAATTACTACTAAATGTTTTCGAAAttgatcaataataataataataataataataataataaaaactgatttctgaatgatcatgtgaaaaAGTCAAATGTATTGAAAtagaaaaactattttaaatggtaataattttactgtatttatgatcaaataaatgcagctttggtgaacaaaagagacttctttcaaaaatattttttaaacctttttactGAACCCAACCTTTTGAATGGTAGATCAAGACAAAATGTGGTAGTGACAGCATCAGCAATGGTCTGATAGggcaaattctgtcattgttttgcCCATCGTTGAGCCTTGACTTCAAACAATCAATCACAATTCAGTCCCTATAGTACTACTTAAATAGATGGTGTGTTACAAATTCAAGAGGCTGAAAATAGATCAGAATGGAGCAATAAGTGCTGATCAGTTGGCCTGGCCCATACACCAGTCTATGAATAATCATTAGCTCTACATGACCTACGAattaatagaaaaataaaaaaggtctgCTGCAGAACAAGCATGCCCTCACAAAAACACACTAGTGCAGGCTAGAAAACTCTTCATTCATTTAAACATACATTGACTTAATACGCTTGATATCAAGAAACAAAAACGCACCATTTCCCTCCCCAGCAAGCAAAATTGTTATTGCTACACTCTTATCTGCAAATGTTATCAATACAAAGCAGTCTTGTAGTCTAAACTGCAAAGCATAGCACTAGCaacgccaaggtcatgggttcaattccAAGGAAATGCATAAACTGATAAAACGTATACCTTCAATGCAacgtaagtcgctttggataaaaccATCTGTCAAATGAATAAACatgcaaatgtaaaaatgtttttgattatATGTAAAGCTACCAACTATttatactgtattattattattattaagtttacatccagaatgaaaatttcctgatttaCCGACTTTAAATTTACCCCttgatgtcatccaagatgttaacgtctttctttcttcagttgcaaagaaattaagtttaagcaaaacatttcaggattttcccaatatagacgtttttcctgagtacggaagtaagtccgactcttaacaaagaatgctttgcattaccggtctgcattgtttctagtcaaattagggtatattccgagctaataaactaatgttaaacatattaaaatgtttttaaaaagcacatggctccatagcgccatcacttggcaatgtcgcaatgaccgtcatttgtcagtgcctcactttaatgagtgtgtagatgacacgaagctgcgaatgttagctacattaaaaacagatggacgctatttgaatgggttcctatggaaaccggaacagaaaagcattcaatctgacgttagaattcgtaatggcggcgctcatcgtttactcaggaaaaagctCTATAGCGGACATCAAttgtggccaatgggttgaaggtccaaattggagtttcaaagcagcttcaaagggctctacatgatctcagccgaggaataagggtcttgtttaGTAAAACTATTTGTTTGCGGggttttttaagaaaattaccaatgtatatactttaaccacaaattcttgtcttgcactagctctgtgatgcacatgcacaTTGCCTAATCACGCTGGAAAATTCGAATgcagttagttcttcatctgtgtactttgaattaaaaaaaaaaaagaaaaagtagggtagggcgaaaatctccatctcattttctccatagttttacctttttttgtaaatgccATTGTAAATAACTTTCTTTGCATGTACACgttgtaaacactggatcagcACTTCTGCATACTTCATGCATGCGTGATTATGTAATACATGAGGTTTAGCTAGTGtatgacaagcatttgtggttgaaaagcatataaatttgtatttttcttagaaaatgaacgatcatttcactagataagattcCTCATCTGGGACAGTGCAGAGTCCTTTAAAGCTTCACTGAAACGGCAATTTGGATCTTTAAATCATTAGCCATTGAAGCCCACTATATAggggaaaatcctggaatgtttcctcaaaaaccataatacatgaacatcttgaatgacaaggggttaagtacattttcaggaaattttaattctgaaagtgaacttctcctgtaGGAAACAAGCTCAAGTTCTAAACCATGATTAAATTCCAAATTTTCTGACTATGCCCAATTCTGCCCGCCTCTGGTACCTGCTGTCCACTGCCTTTCTCCAGCCGGTCGATCATCTCTTCAAACTGCAGGGCTCCCACGTCCATCTTCTTCTTCAGCTTATTTACAAATGTCTCATCCTCAGAGTCCAGGTCATAATCCGGCTGTTCTGTGTCCAGACTGAACGCTGTAGGTAACAGGACCagttcaaagaaagaaaaaagaaaaagtaaaaacagAGTTAGTTTTGATTCACAGTAAAACATTTCTATGACAAACCAACTTTCACTGCAGGCAACAAACAATGTAGTCATTCCAGGTGCAATACGTAATTTAACTGAACTGCAATCTGTTTGAGCCGACTGACATTACAACACTGACTCTAATTATATGAGTTTGGGGCTTCTTGTTTACCTGAACCATCATCATGGATTATTTTATTGCTGGTTAGACTTGTAAACCGCATCTTTCTATATTGACAGCTACTCAAACAACCCTGTATATTctgatcaagtttttttttttttatagcataTCTGACTAATATTTACTTCTACTGCAACAAATATTTTACCAGTGCCCAAGTCGGTTTTGAATGGCTTTTAAAAGCATGAAATGAATTTGCCATTCCCTGTCGGCTGCCTTTCAGGGCGCAGCTCAGAAAAGTCAATTGTAAAAGGCGTAAAGGACACACAAACCCCAAGCCTTCAATTTGAATGAGATATCTGGCCTGGATAAAAGCTTAATGACTCACGCTGTATGTGAATGAGCTGTTTGGGCATCTTGAAGTCCCCCGGGTAGAGGGACTCATAGTAGGCGATGTTGCTCTCGGCCTCTGGGACGGGAATCACCATGTTGTCCCTCTTCTCCCCGTACACCTGCTGAGCAGAGATGGCCCGCTGGAGATGGTGTTcctacatacacacacaaaagaCAATATTtagttaaactgcaacgcaactTTGTGTGGGCTTTGGCTGAATGCTAACACTACCTATGCAGTGTTGCCGATTTAGCAACTTTTTAGACCCCTTAAAAGCCTGGCTAAAAACTAGTCACCATTTCATATTCACCCCACTGTTtgccaacagaaaaaaaaaatacaaacaatatcacTGTGAATTTGGCTGTAGAGAAACAAATATAAAATGCTGGCACTAGGCAGAATGCAAATATGATGCAACAGTCAATGGTGTCAATAGTATGCTAATCAGTGTAtggcattattaaaattttgcaaCTGTGAGCAGGCTTTAGTTACTTTGCATTGAAAGACATTGGCAACAGTATCTATCGTTTACACACTgactatgaagatattttttggAGTGTCACATTAATTTCACAACATATAGGAACTGAATTTCAACCACACCCAAATAAACACCACCACCACAAACACTATATAATCTTAATAGTCACAAAACATATGCACAAAAATGAacatatggaccacaaaaccagccataagggtctttttttttttaatagagatgtatacatcatatatatatgatctgaataaataagctttccattgatgtatggtttgttaggataggaaaatatgtggcagagatacaactatttgaagatctggaatctgagggtgcaaaaaaatttaaatattgagaaaatcacctataaagttttccaaatgaagttcttagcaatgcatattaataatcaaattaaagtttccacaaaatatcttcatggaacatgatctttacttgataacctaatgatttttggcataaaaggaaaaaataaaaataaaaagataattttgacccatacaatgtattgttggctattgctacaaatataccagtgctagttatgactggttttggtttggtttaaggtcacaaaaccagtcagctAGAGCTAgatattaaatttttaatttacaaaacatcatgatttgaaacaattacattatgcaaaatataaatgcacaTTCTAATAAATACTGATTCTGAACATTATAGCCATTCATCAGGCATTATAATATTTTTGTTGGATAATCACCATAAATAACCATTTTGAGCTTTAGACTGCCTCATTGTGCATAATTGTTGTCTTTTAGAATTACCAATCAATACATATGTAAATAAGAAATGCAGATTAAGTATTGATGCTTTAACATAAGAAATTCAATTTACATGCATACACAAATACAGTGATGTATACCAGTattgctaaaaaaatatatatataaatgaacaaAGTCAATGTTGCAAAAACATCCAATTTATGATAAATTCAGTACATCTCAAACATcacaacatttaaaaaagaaCGCAACAGCGCAAGTGCAAAACACAGTGGCCAGGTGAATAGTAGTAGTCTTAATGGGAAAGATGCTTTAATATGCAAACAGCACAGCACACTAAATAAGGTACCACATTTAAAAATCACCAAAACAGATACAGACTGTACTAATCGACCATTCTGACCGATGCCTAGCCCCCGCTAAGCAAACCCCTGACACAGCAGAGCTGGATCTGTCAGATGCAAGCCGAACCAAAACACTGGCGCGCCAGCACAAACAATTACACGTGCTCATAAAACAACAACACTTCAATCCCAGACGGCAGACACTGACCTCCATTTtattgtatgtaaaaaaaaaattaggtcaATCACGTTAATTATACACAAACATtatttccaagaaaaaaaaaaattgttataccAAAATATAAATGTACACTGTTATGAAAGTCTCATTGCTGTCCTAATATCATCCAGTGTTAAAAAACCTCATAGATCAACAACTAATTTAACAGCCTGTGGTCACTCTGACCCCCAGACACCCCATTATTAACATCTTATAAAACACTTTGAGAGGGACAGCGGCACCTTCACTCCGCCgtctcacacacatacaccagAGAGAGCATTACTCTCGACACCTGCCCTAGAGCACAGAGGTTAGCCAGCATTTTCACACCATCGCTTTTAGACAGACATGTTTACTACATACATATTTCCCCCATCACATTTGCACACATTATCAGAGCTGTGCAGAAAACGTGAATTA encodes:
- the epc1b gene encoding enhancer of polycomb homolog 1b isoform X3, whose translation is MVIPVPEAESNIAYYESLYPGDFKMPKQLIHIQPFSLDTEQPDYDLDSEDETFVNKLKKKMDVGALQFEEMIDRLEKGSGQQMVLSKATYVALKPVSLQEAKLLLKEDDELIKEVYEYWSRKRKACQSGSLIPVVKQEKRDGSSTNDPYVAFRRRTEKMQTRKNRKNDEASYEKMLKLRRDLSRAVTILEMIKRREKSKRELLHLTLEIVEKRNNMADFGGEVMAEVLAQRALEKPVIPLIPITNSNQYRHTEHDRDYKIKMDKPEVVRQKRKYEKKAKPLPLAGSVHSGPAVFNTKDLNQYDFPSSDDEPYSQMFSGSSEVEEENDPDGVFGFRRRTGCQYHAVRSGPVGGLPWSDPAEGGVADVRYRYSLTTLTVPRRCLGLARRRLGRGGRVLLDRAFSEWDTVYHGLDPDSPTFPSLSPTQQPSTDTSHTSTDTSAPSSTSPDLTQILLNIKACRWRHFKPRTAPPDDPDNPEHWSARRPRRGFLIRPISTLQTQRGPAASAKPRVPPPTPAFTAEQYQQHQEQLALMQKQQLEQVQLQQQAGSTAITNNPQSLVSKLIDAASAQFAASALVTSDQLMVLKSKEEGVGVNGVVSASGVYKGLQHTSSAVSSILPSAGPTSTSSPSPAATTTTNNGTSSANHHVGTAGPAPGQALMGGAVRVSVPSPAGTLSVRQLQRQLTVPASALKLAANANRPIPKVTTGSTTLDMGPRENHDQEKPPLNSLTDNTVAMEVT
- the epc1b gene encoding enhancer of polycomb homolog 1b isoform X1; this translates as MSKLSFRARALDASKPLPVFRCEDLPDLHEYASINRAVPQMPTGMEKEEESEHHLQRAISAQQVYGEKRDNMVIPVPEAESNIAYYESLYPGDFKMPKQLIHIQPFSLDTEQPDYDLDSEDETFVNKLKKKMDVGALQFEEMIDRLEKGSGQQMVLSKATYVALKPVSLQEAKLLLKEDDELIKEVYEYWSRKRKACQSGSLIPVVKQEKRDGSSTNDPYVAFRRRTEKMQTRKNRKNDEASYEKMLKLRRDLSRAVTILEMIKRREKSKRELLHLTLEIVEKRNNMADFGGEVMAEVLAQRALEKPVIPLIPITNSNQYRHTEHDRDYKIKMDKPEVVRQKRKYEKKAKPLPLAGSVHSGPAVFNTKDLNQYDFPSSDDEPYSQMFSGSSEVEEENDPDGVFGFRRRTGCQYHAVRSGPVGGLPWSDPAEGGVADVRYRYSLTTLTVPRRCLGLARRRLGRGGRVLLDRAFSEWDTVYHGLDPDSPTFPSLSPTQQPSTDTSHTSTDTSAPSSTSPDLTQILLNIKACRWRHFKPRTAPPDDPDNPEHWSARRPRRGFLIRPISTLQTQRGPAASAKPRVPPPTPAFTAEQYQQHQEQLALMQKQQLEQVQLQQQAGSTAITNNPQSLVSKLIDAASAQFAASALVTSDQLMVLKSKEEGVGVNGVVSASGVYKGLQHTSSAVSSILPSAGPTSTSSPSPAATTTTNNGTSSANHHVGTAGPAPGQALMGGAVRVSVPSPAGTLSVRQLQRQLTVPASALKLAANANRPIPKVTTGSTTLDMGPRENHDQEKPPLNSLTDNTVAMEVT